A stretch of Aeromicrobium tamlense DNA encodes these proteins:
- a CDS encoding polynucleotide kinase-phosphatase, with translation MSVLQVPEVSLVVLVGASGSGKTSFAAQHFLPTEVVSSDVCRALVSDDENDQSATTDAFDLLHYIVGKRLSRGLLTVVDATNVQPHARRSLIAVAKEHDVLSTAVVLDVPPAVSVARNEERPDRTFGASVVKRQHDQLRRSLKSLRREGFRHVHVLSSVEEIEAATFERTRLHNDLRDVTGPFDVIGDVHGCRAELEQLLDGLGYAIVRDDSGRAVDAAHPDGRRAIFVGDLVDRGPDSPGVLRLVMGMVGAGHAFCVAGNHEAKLSNALSGRKVTVSHGLEATLEQLESETEEFRAEVARFVDGLIAHFVMDEGRLVVAHAGLKESYHGRASGRVRAFALYGDTSGETDEFGLPIRYPWAEDYRGQAMVLYGHTPTPTPQWINNTMCLDTGCVFGGSLTALRYPEREVVQVEAAGTYYEPVRPLAAPEREPDTLRLEDVLGPRIIETSVMGRISLREENAAGALEVMSRFAVDPKRLVYLPPTMSPSDTSMLEDHLEHPAEAFAHFARTGAGRVICEEKHMGSRAVLVVDRDGGGVVHTRTGRAFFDAGTERAVLDRAAAAFARAGLWDELGTGSVVLDAEIMPWSTKAGALIREQYAAVGAAARAGLATTLRVVDAAASRGLDVGALTDRTARRRADADAFTAAYRRYVWDVDGLDGLRIAPFQVLASDSETFETRDHLWHLTIADRLVESDGDLFTTTARLVVDPSDETSVRAGVVWWNELTGAGGEGMVVKPLGNLTRGAKGLVQPGVKVRGREYLRIIYGLDYTEPDNLSRLRDRNLGHKRSMALREYALGLEALKRHVNGEPTWRVHECVFAVLAMESEPVDPRL, from the coding sequence ATGAGCGTCCTCCAGGTGCCCGAGGTGTCGCTCGTCGTGCTGGTAGGCGCGAGCGGCTCGGGCAAGACGTCCTTCGCGGCACAGCACTTCCTGCCCACCGAGGTCGTGTCGTCGGACGTCTGCCGTGCCCTCGTCTCGGACGACGAGAACGACCAGTCGGCGACGACGGACGCCTTCGACCTGCTGCACTACATCGTCGGCAAGCGCCTGTCGCGTGGGCTGCTGACCGTGGTGGATGCGACGAACGTGCAGCCGCACGCACGCCGGAGCCTCATCGCGGTCGCGAAGGAGCACGACGTGCTGAGCACCGCCGTGGTGCTCGACGTGCCCCCGGCCGTGTCCGTCGCGCGCAACGAGGAGAGGCCCGACCGGACGTTCGGCGCGTCTGTCGTGAAGCGACAGCACGACCAGCTGCGCCGTTCCCTGAAGTCCCTGCGACGCGAGGGCTTCCGTCACGTCCACGTGCTGTCGTCCGTGGAGGAGATCGAGGCCGCGACCTTCGAGCGCACGCGGCTGCACAACGATCTCCGCGACGTCACGGGTCCGTTCGACGTCATCGGCGACGTGCACGGCTGCCGGGCCGAGCTCGAGCAGCTGCTGGACGGCCTCGGCTACGCGATCGTCCGCGACGACTCCGGGCGGGCCGTCGACGCGGCGCACCCCGACGGACGTCGCGCGATCTTCGTCGGCGACCTCGTCGACCGCGGCCCGGACTCCCCGGGTGTCCTGCGGCTCGTCATGGGCATGGTCGGGGCGGGTCACGCCTTCTGCGTCGCGGGCAACCACGAGGCGAAGCTGTCGAACGCCCTGTCCGGCCGTAAGGTCACGGTCAGCCACGGCCTCGAGGCGACGCTTGAGCAGCTCGAGTCCGAGACCGAGGAGTTCCGCGCGGAGGTCGCGCGGTTCGTCGACGGGCTCATCGCGCACTTCGTGATGGACGAGGGCCGACTGGTGGTGGCGCACGCGGGGCTCAAGGAGAGCTATCACGGGCGCGCCTCCGGCCGGGTTCGCGCCTTCGCGCTCTACGGCGACACCAGCGGCGAGACCGACGAGTTCGGCCTGCCGATCCGCTACCCGTGGGCCGAGGACTACCGCGGCCAAGCGATGGTGCTCTACGGCCACACGCCCACGCCGACGCCTCAGTGGATCAACAACACGATGTGCCTCGACACGGGATGCGTGTTCGGCGGCTCCCTCACGGCGCTGCGCTATCCCGAGAGAGAGGTCGTCCAGGTCGAGGCCGCCGGAACCTATTACGAGCCGGTCCGACCCCTCGCGGCGCCCGAGCGCGAGCCGGACACGCTGCGCCTCGAGGACGTGCTCGGTCCGCGGATCATCGAGACCTCGGTCATGGGCCGCATCTCCTTGCGCGAGGAGAATGCCGCCGGCGCGCTCGAGGTGATGAGCCGGTTCGCCGTCGATCCGAAGCGTCTGGTCTACCTGCCGCCGACCATGTCGCCGAGCGACACCTCGATGCTGGAGGATCACCTCGAGCACCCCGCTGAGGCCTTCGCCCACTTCGCCCGGACCGGTGCCGGTCGGGTGATCTGCGAGGAGAAGCACATGGGCTCGCGTGCCGTGCTGGTCGTCGACCGCGACGGTGGGGGTGTCGTCCACACGCGGACCGGCCGAGCGTTCTTCGACGCCGGAACGGAAAGGGCGGTTCTCGACCGGGCGGCGGCAGCCTTCGCGAGGGCGGGACTGTGGGACGAGCTGGGGACGGGGTCGGTCGTGCTCGACGCGGAGATCATGCCGTGGTCCACGAAGGCGGGCGCACTCATTCGCGAGCAGTATGCCGCGGTGGGCGCGGCGGCCCGAGCCGGACTTGCCACCACGCTCCGAGTCGTGGACGCAGCTGCCTCACGCGGCCTCGACGTGGGTGCTCTGACGGACCGCACTGCTCGCCGCCGGGCGGACGCCGACGCGTTCACCGCCGCGTACCGCAGGTACGTCTGGGACGTCGACGGGCTGGATGGCCTCCGGATCGCCCCGTTCCAGGTGCTCGCCTCCGACTCGGAGACGTTTGAGACCCGCGACCACCTGTGGCACCTGACGATCGCCGATCGTCTGGTGGAGAGCGACGGCGACCTGTTCACCACGACCGCGCGCCTCGTCGTGGATCCTTCGGACGAGACCTCTGTCCGTGCCGGCGTCGTGTGGTGGAACGAGCTCACGGGCGCCGGCGGCGAGGGCATGGTCGTCAAACCCCTCGGCAACCTCACGCGAGGGGCGAAGGGACTCGTCCAGCCCGGTGTGAAGGTCCGTGGGCGCGAGTACCTGCGCATCATCTACGGCCTCGACTACACGGAGCCCGACAACCTCTCGCGGCTCCGGGACCGCAACCTCGGCCACAAGCGGTCGATGGCCCTGCGGGAGTACGCCCTGGGTCTGGAGGCACTCAAACGGCACGTCAATGGAGAGCCCACGTGGCGCGTCCACGAGTGCGTCTTCGCGGTCCTCGCGATGGAGTCGGAGCCCGTCGACCCGCGGCTGTGA
- a CDS encoding 3' terminal RNA ribose 2'-O-methyltransferase Hen1, whose protein sequence is MLLTITATRSDSLVDASDLGYLLHKHPDRVQTFDVFGGTATVMYPEVSPERCTVALVLEVDPIGLVRGRRGKAEGFTLGQYVNDRPYAATSLLSVAMGKVFRSALNGQCKPRPELVDQPLNLRIEVPTMPGGADLITRLLAPLGWEVVAEPIALDPELPGWGDSEFCAVTLVGTLTLSDALNHLYVLVPVLDGGKHYWVSSDEVGKLVRAGTGWLATHPERELITRRYLARQRAMVDEARERLTELDGSTDHEPSDEEREPALVRLRHKAVIEQVERLRPASVLDLGCGQGALLRQLLEVQGVARVVGTEVSAGSLEIASKRLRIDRMTERQAERLDLWLTSLQYQDARLVGFDLAVLMEVVEHVDEDRLPALASNVFGYMRPASVVVTTPNREYNALYPALAAGGLRHVDHRFEWSRDEFAAWTDGVAARYGYEVERSGIGAEDAERGTPTQLAVFRRVEEAAA, encoded by the coding sequence GTGCTGCTCACCATCACCGCCACCCGGAGCGACTCCCTCGTCGACGCGAGCGACCTCGGGTACCTGCTCCACAAGCACCCCGACCGCGTGCAGACGTTCGACGTCTTTGGCGGGACCGCGACGGTGATGTACCCCGAGGTCTCTCCCGAACGGTGCACGGTCGCGCTCGTCCTCGAGGTCGATCCGATCGGCCTCGTGCGCGGGCGGCGGGGCAAGGCGGAGGGCTTCACGCTGGGGCAGTACGTGAACGACCGTCCCTACGCCGCGACGTCGCTGCTGTCGGTCGCGATGGGCAAGGTCTTCCGCAGCGCCCTCAACGGCCAGTGCAAGCCCCGGCCCGAGCTCGTCGATCAGCCGCTGAACCTGCGGATCGAGGTCCCGACGATGCCCGGCGGGGCCGACCTCATCACGCGACTGCTCGCACCGCTCGGCTGGGAGGTCGTCGCTGAGCCGATCGCGCTCGATCCCGAGCTGCCGGGCTGGGGCGACTCGGAGTTCTGCGCCGTGACCTTGGTCGGCACGCTGACGCTCTCCGACGCGCTCAACCACCTGTACGTGCTGGTGCCGGTGCTGGACGGCGGCAAGCACTACTGGGTCAGCTCCGACGAGGTCGGCAAGCTGGTGCGCGCCGGGACGGGGTGGCTCGCGACGCACCCCGAGCGCGAGCTGATCACGCGCCGCTACCTGGCTCGCCAGCGCGCGATGGTCGACGAGGCCCGTGAGCGCCTGACCGAGCTCGACGGGTCGACCGACCACGAGCCCTCGGACGAGGAGCGCGAGCCGGCGTTGGTCCGCCTGCGGCACAAGGCCGTCATCGAGCAGGTCGAGCGGCTCCGCCCGGCCTCGGTCCTCGACCTGGGCTGTGGTCAGGGCGCGCTCCTGCGTCAGCTCCTGGAAGTCCAGGGCGTGGCACGGGTGGTGGGCACCGAAGTGTCGGCCGGCTCGCTCGAGATCGCGTCGAAGCGGCTCCGGATCGACCGCATGACGGAGCGACAGGCCGAGCGACTCGACCTGTGGCTGACCTCGCTGCAGTACCAGGACGCGCGTCTGGTCGGCTTCGACCTGGCCGTCCTGATGGAGGTCGTCGAGCACGTCGACGAGGACAGGCTGCCCGCCCTCGCGTCGAACGTCTTCGGCTACATGCGGCCCGCCTCCGTCGTCGTGACGACGCCGAACCGCGAGTACAACGCGCTCTATCCCGCACTCGCGGCCGGCGGTCTTCGCCATGTCGACCACCGCTTCGAGTGGTCGCGCGACGAGTTCGCCGCGTGGACCGACGGGGTCGCCGCGCGGTACGGCTACGAGGTCGAACGCTCGGGCATCGGCGCCGAGGACGCGGAGCGGGGCACGCCGACCCAGCTGGCCGTGTTCCGTCGTGTCGAGGAGGCGGCGGCATGA
- a CDS encoding 2'-5' RNA ligase family protein: MPDQALELSFDAASAGAVEAQWEALREVGLPSQADHKSMTNAPHATVVAAVAVDPAVVSVARDAIAPLLPARIEVRGLVLFGQGPRYTIAHLVEPERELAAAVARIRELVPALRHPVWTPHVTLARRVPQRLVPTAFEVLQSSETPRELIADRLRWWDPALELIEDLAAAPGD, encoded by the coding sequence GTGCCCGATCAAGCCCTGGAGCTGAGCTTCGACGCCGCGTCCGCCGGTGCCGTCGAGGCCCAGTGGGAGGCGCTCCGGGAGGTGGGCCTGCCGTCGCAGGCGGACCACAAGTCCATGACGAACGCACCGCACGCCACCGTCGTGGCCGCGGTCGCCGTCGACCCCGCGGTCGTCTCCGTGGCGCGGGACGCCATCGCACCACTGCTCCCCGCCCGGATCGAGGTCCGCGGACTCGTCCTGTTCGGTCAGGGACCGCGCTACACGATCGCGCACCTCGTCGAGCCCGAGCGCGAGCTCGCTGCCGCCGTGGCCAGGATCCGTGAGCTGGTGCCGGCACTGCGCCACCCGGTCTGGACCCCGCACGTCACCTTGGCCCGGCGCGTCCCGCAGCGACTCGTCCCGACGGCCTTCGAGGTCCTGCAGTCCTCCGAGACCCCGCGCGAGCTCATCGCCGACCGCCTCCGCTGGTGGGACCCGGCGCTCGAGCTCATCGAGGACCTCGCGGCCGCGCCTGGGGACTGA
- a CDS encoding VOC family protein, which translates to MSVDTHGCIRYIVSDVEAAVDFYTNQLGFTLLSHPAPPFADVARGSLRVLLSGPGSSGARATPPDADVPGRNRIHVVVDDLAAEVERLDAGRVTLLTDVVSGPGGQQVLVADPDGNLVELFQPASRS; encoded by the coding sequence ATGAGCGTCGACACCCACGGCTGCATCCGCTACATCGTGAGCGACGTCGAGGCGGCGGTCGACTTCTACACGAACCAGCTCGGCTTCACCCTGCTGAGCCACCCGGCGCCGCCCTTCGCCGACGTCGCTCGCGGCTCGCTCCGCGTGCTCCTGTCCGGGCCGGGCAGCTCGGGCGCGCGTGCCACACCGCCGGACGCCGACGTTCCTGGGCGGAACCGCATTCACGTGGTCGTCGACGACCTCGCCGCAGAGGTCGAGCGGCTCGACGCCGGCCGCGTCACCCTGCTGACCGACGTCGTCAGCGGCCCCGGCGGCCAGCAGGTCCTGGTTGCCGACCCGGACGGGAACCTCGTCGAGCTCTTCCAGCCGGCTTCGCGGTCCTAG
- the cimA gene encoding citramalate synthase produces the protein MSTTFGKHDPADFHVYDTTMRDGAQQEGLNLSVQDKLAIAQHLDDLGVGYIEGGWPGSNPKDTEFFALAAKELDLRHATLAAFGSTRRAGGAAADDALVGALRDSGASVVTVVAKSHDQHVLRALRTTLEENLAMVRDTVTHLRGEGQRVFLDLEHFFNGYLDNRDYALEVVRVAAEAGAEVAVLCDTNGGMLPHQVGEIVADVRDSTGARLGIHAHNDTGCAVANSIEAVRAGATHVQGCINGYGERTGNADLVTCVANLEFKLGMSVMPEGVLADATRISHAISEITNYPPVARQPYTGVSAFAHKAGLHASAIRVDPDLYQHMDPALVGNDMRLLVSEMAGRATIELKGRELGFDLSGDHDLLTRITDQVKQMEQEGYTFEAADASFELLLTEAVTGVRPAYFDVESWRVIAGSAGDGGAEAIVKVVAGGVRHAVVGEGNGPVNALDHALRQAIERIYPDVAQFHLIDFRVRILDQGHGTDAVTRVLIETTDGKSSWVTVGVGPNMIEASFEALVDALTFGLRSHGVALP, from the coding sequence ATGAGCACCACCTTCGGGAAGCACGACCCCGCGGACTTCCACGTCTACGACACGACGATGCGCGACGGCGCCCAGCAGGAGGGTCTCAACCTCTCGGTGCAGGACAAGCTCGCCATCGCCCAGCACCTGGACGACCTCGGCGTGGGCTACATCGAGGGCGGCTGGCCGGGCTCGAACCCGAAGGACACCGAGTTCTTCGCCCTGGCCGCCAAGGAGCTGGACCTGCGCCACGCGACGCTCGCGGCGTTCGGCTCGACGCGTCGCGCCGGCGGCGCCGCGGCCGACGACGCGCTCGTGGGTGCGCTGCGCGACTCGGGCGCCTCGGTGGTGACGGTGGTGGCCAAGAGCCACGACCAGCACGTGCTCCGCGCGCTGCGGACCACGCTGGAGGAGAACCTCGCGATGGTGCGTGACACCGTGACGCACCTGCGTGGTGAGGGCCAGCGCGTGTTCCTCGACCTCGAGCACTTCTTCAACGGCTACCTCGACAACCGCGACTACGCGCTGGAGGTCGTGCGGGTGGCCGCCGAGGCCGGTGCGGAGGTGGCGGTGCTGTGCGACACGAACGGCGGCATGCTGCCCCACCAAGTCGGCGAGATCGTGGCCGACGTGCGCGACAGCACGGGCGCGCGCCTGGGCATCCACGCGCACAACGACACCGGCTGTGCGGTGGCCAACTCGATCGAGGCGGTGCGGGCAGGCGCGACCCACGTGCAGGGCTGCATCAACGGCTACGGCGAGCGCACGGGCAACGCCGACCTCGTCACGTGCGTGGCGAACCTCGAGTTCAAGCTCGGCATGAGCGTGATGCCCGAGGGCGTGCTGGCCGACGCGACGCGCATCTCGCACGCGATCAGCGAGATCACGAACTACCCGCCGGTGGCGCGCCAGCCGTACACGGGCGTCTCGGCGTTCGCGCACAAGGCCGGCCTGCACGCGAGCGCGATCCGTGTGGATCCCGACCTGTACCAGCACATGGATCCCGCGCTGGTGGGCAACGACATGCGCCTGCTGGTCTCGGAGATGGCGGGCCGCGCGACGATCGAGCTGAAGGGTCGCGAGCTGGGCTTCGACCTGTCGGGCGACCACGACCTGCTGACTCGCATCACCGATCAGGTGAAGCAGATGGAGCAGGAGGGCTACACGTTCGAGGCGGCCGACGCGTCCTTCGAGCTGCTGCTGACCGAGGCGGTCACGGGCGTGCGCCCGGCGTACTTCGACGTGGAGTCGTGGCGGGTCATCGCCGGCTCGGCGGGCGACGGCGGTGCCGAGGCGATCGTCAAGGTCGTGGCGGGCGGCGTGCGCCACGCGGTGGTGGGGGAGGGCAACGGTCCGGTCAACGCCCTCGACCACGCGCTGCGCCAGGCGATCGAGCGGATCTACCCGGACGTGGCGCAGTTCCACCTCATCGACTTCCGCGTGCGGATCCTCGATCAGGGGCACGGCACCGACGCGGTGACGCGCGTGCTGATCGAGACGACCGACGGCAAGAGCTCGTGGGTGACCGTGGGCGTGGGCCCGAACATGATCGAGGCGTCGTTCGAGGCCCTCGTGGACGCGCTGACGTTCGGCCTGCGGTCTCACGGGGTCGCGCTGCCGTAG
- a CDS encoding aspartate ammonia-lyase yields the protein MTDLTNVRIEHDLLGEREVPADVYWGVHTLRAMENFPITGVPIAISPYLPQALAAVKEAAAEANHDLGLLDDERHAAIVQACQEIRHGALHDQFVVDVIQGGAGTSTNMNANEVIANRALEILGHPLGGYDRLHPNEQVNLSQSTNDVYPTAVKIAVINATHDLIAAMGELESAFAEKAVEFHDVLKMGRTQLQDAVPMTLGQEFGTYALMIAEDRTRLREAVMLLHEINLGATAIGTQLNAPDGYVPLARQHLSRITGLPLVTAVDLIEATQDCGSFVQMSGVLKRVAVKLSKICNDLRLLSSGPRAGLGEINLPARQAGSSIMPGKVNPVIPEVVNQVAFQIIGHDVTVSMAAESGQLQLNAFEPVICYSLSAGLYRLRTAITSLTENCVKGITANREHLAIEVANSIGLVTALNPYLGYQTATELAKEALASGRGVAELVLEKGLLPKDELERILRPETLAHLGPKPADRSGGV from the coding sequence ATGACCGATCTCACGAACGTTCGGATCGAGCACGACCTGCTCGGAGAACGTGAGGTACCGGCGGACGTCTACTGGGGCGTGCACACCCTGCGCGCCATGGAGAACTTCCCGATCACCGGTGTCCCCATCGCCATCAGTCCCTACCTGCCCCAGGCCCTGGCCGCCGTGAAGGAGGCCGCCGCCGAGGCGAACCACGACCTCGGCCTGCTCGACGACGAGCGGCACGCGGCCATCGTCCAGGCCTGTCAGGAGATTCGGCACGGCGCCCTGCACGACCAGTTCGTCGTCGACGTCATCCAGGGCGGCGCGGGCACCTCGACGAACATGAACGCCAACGAGGTGATCGCCAACCGGGCGCTGGAGATCCTCGGTCACCCGCTCGGCGGCTACGACCGCCTGCACCCGAACGAGCAGGTCAACCTCAGCCAGTCGACGAACGACGTCTATCCTACCGCCGTGAAGATCGCGGTCATCAACGCGACGCACGACCTGATCGCGGCGATGGGCGAGCTCGAGTCCGCGTTCGCGGAGAAGGCCGTCGAGTTCCACGACGTGCTGAAGATGGGCCGCACCCAGCTGCAGGACGCCGTGCCGATGACGCTCGGCCAGGAGTTCGGCACCTACGCGCTGATGATCGCCGAGGACCGCACCCGACTGCGCGAGGCAGTCATGCTGTTGCACGAGATCAACCTCGGCGCGACGGCGATCGGCACCCAGCTGAACGCCCCCGACGGCTACGTGCCACTCGCGCGCCAGCACCTCTCGCGGATCACGGGGCTCCCGCTCGTCACCGCCGTCGACCTCATCGAGGCCACGCAGGACTGCGGCTCGTTCGTGCAGATGTCGGGCGTGCTCAAGCGCGTCGCGGTGAAGCTCTCGAAGATCTGCAATGACCTGAGGCTGCTGTCGTCCGGCCCGCGCGCCGGACTCGGCGAGATCAACCTGCCGGCGCGTCAAGCGGGTTCGAGCATCATGCCCGGCAAGGTGAATCCGGTGATTCCCGAGGTCGTCAACCAGGTGGCGTTCCAGATCATCGGCCACGACGTCACCGTCTCGATGGCCGCGGAGTCGGGCCAGCTGCAGCTCAACGCGTTCGAGCCGGTGATCTGCTACTCGCTGTCGGCCGGTCTCTACCGCCTGCGGACGGCGATCACGTCGCTCACCGAGAACTGCGTCAAGGGCATCACCGCGAACCGTGAGCACCTCGCGATCGAGGTGGCCAACTCGATCGGGCTGGTGACCGCGCTGAACCCCTACCTCGGCTACCAGACTGCGACCGAGTTGGCCAAGGAGGCGCTGGCGTCGGGCCGGGGCGTGGCCGAGCTGGTGCTGGAGAAGGGCCTGCTGCCGAAGGACGAGCTGGAGCGCATCCTGCGACCCGAGACGCTGGCGCACCTCGGGCCGAAGCCGGCCGACCGGTCCGGCGGCGTCTGA
- the pheT gene encoding phenylalanine--tRNA ligase subunit beta, which produces MRVPVEWLRSLVELPADVTTEQLADRLTMYDLKLEEIVGGGLSGPLTVGRVLAISPEEQKNGKTINWCRVDVGAHNDPSVPDAPGEDVPSRGIVCGAHNFGVGDLVVVSLPGTYLPALGFEIGSRKTYGHVSDGMICSTSELGLAEDETTAKGIVVLPPGSAEPGDDAIALLGLGEQTLDLEVNPDRAYALSLRGVARDAALAFDVPFSDPADREVPSADAPAYPVRVEDPEGCPVFTTLVVEGIDPAATTPAWMAKRITDAGMRPISLTVDVSNYVMLELGQPNHCYDRAKIDGDIVVRRAAAGERITTLDDVDRALTPDDLLVADSSGPIGIAGVMGGAHTEIDASTTDVVVEAAYWDPVTIFRAVKRHKLPSEAAKRYERGVDPQLPLVGATRVAELLVELAGGTLAPGATVVGTAPGREPVSFPVDLPARISGLPITPEQAHDTYERNGCTVTREADRFSVTPPSWRFDLNDPYDFVEEALRTAGYENVPSVLPTPTGGRGLSREQELRRRVGHVLAGAGLVEVTTLPFVGPADLDRLGLPADDSRRDLVRLANPLSAEEPGLTPTVLIGLLRAASLNIGRGHESVALSEIGRVFSPKPGSPAAPILGVDRRPTDEELAALDAALPEQPRHAGFVLVGERTRSGWAGPGRAVAWTDALAIAQLVAANLHVELTVEAATLAPFHPGRCASLSIDGTVVGHAGELHPKVAEAHGLPGRVAAAELDLDALIAAAPAIGPKPHFSAFPVAKEDFAFTVASDLPAGELESVIAGASPLLESVRLFDVYTGDQVGEGRKSLAFKVRLRAEDRTLTDADIKAAREQIVAAAATLGAELR; this is translated from the coding sequence ATGCGTGTTCCCGTGGAGTGGCTGCGGTCGCTCGTCGAACTTCCTGCCGATGTCACCACCGAGCAGCTGGCCGACCGGCTGACGATGTACGACCTCAAGCTCGAGGAGATCGTCGGCGGCGGCCTGTCAGGACCGCTGACAGTCGGTCGCGTGCTGGCGATCTCGCCCGAGGAGCAGAAGAACGGCAAGACCATCAACTGGTGCCGGGTCGACGTCGGCGCGCACAACGACCCGTCGGTGCCCGACGCCCCGGGTGAGGACGTGCCCTCGCGCGGCATCGTCTGCGGTGCGCACAACTTCGGCGTCGGCGACCTCGTCGTCGTGTCGCTGCCGGGCACCTACCTGCCCGCGCTCGGCTTCGAGATCGGCTCGCGCAAGACCTATGGTCACGTCTCCGACGGCATGATCTGCTCCACCTCCGAGCTGGGGCTGGCCGAGGACGAGACCACCGCGAAGGGCATCGTCGTGCTGCCCCCCGGCTCGGCCGAGCCCGGCGACGACGCGATCGCCCTGCTCGGCCTGGGGGAGCAGACCCTCGACCTCGAGGTCAACCCCGACCGTGCCTACGCGCTGAGCCTGCGCGGCGTGGCCCGCGACGCCGCCCTGGCGTTCGACGTGCCGTTCTCCGATCCCGCCGACCGTGAGGTGCCGTCCGCGGACGCGCCCGCGTATCCGGTCCGGGTCGAGGACCCCGAGGGCTGCCCGGTGTTCACGACGCTCGTCGTCGAGGGCATCGATCCCGCCGCCACCACGCCCGCGTGGATGGCCAAGCGGATCACCGACGCCGGGATGCGCCCGATCTCGCTCACGGTCGACGTGAGCAACTACGTGATGCTCGAGCTCGGCCAGCCCAACCACTGCTACGACCGCGCCAAGATCGACGGGGACATCGTCGTGCGTCGCGCCGCGGCGGGTGAGCGGATCACGACGCTGGACGACGTCGACCGCGCCCTCACCCCGGACGACCTGCTCGTCGCCGACTCCAGCGGCCCGATCGGCATCGCCGGCGTGATGGGCGGCGCCCACACCGAGATCGACGCCAGCACCACCGACGTCGTGGTCGAGGCCGCGTACTGGGACCCGGTCACGATCTTCCGCGCCGTCAAGCGGCACAAGCTGCCGTCCGAGGCCGCGAAGCGCTACGAGCGCGGCGTCGACCCGCAGCTGCCGCTCGTGGGCGCCACGCGCGTCGCCGAGCTCCTCGTCGAGCTGGCCGGCGGCACCCTGGCGCCCGGCGCCACGGTCGTCGGCACGGCTCCGGGCCGCGAGCCCGTCTCGTTCCCCGTCGACCTGCCCGCGCGGATCAGCGGCCTGCCGATCACACCCGAGCAGGCGCACGACACGTACGAGCGCAACGGCTGCACGGTCACGCGCGAGGCCGACCGGTTCTCGGTCACGCCTCCGTCCTGGCGCTTCGACCTCAACGACCCCTACGACTTCGTCGAGGAGGCGCTGCGCACCGCCGGCTACGAGAACGTGCCGTCGGTGCTGCCCACGCCCACGGGCGGTCGCGGCCTGTCGCGCGAGCAGGAGCTGCGCCGCCGCGTCGGCCACGTGCTGGCCGGGGCCGGTCTGGTCGAGGTCACCACGCTGCCGTTCGTCGGTCCTGCCGACCTCGACAGGCTGGGCCTGCCCGCCGACGACTCGCGCCGCGACCTCGTCCGGCTCGCGAACCCGCTGTCGGCGGAGGAGCCCGGGCTCACGCCCACGGTCCTCATCGGCCTGCTGCGCGCCGCATCGCTGAACATCGGACGCGGACACGAGTCGGTCGCGCTGAGCGAGATCGGTCGCGTCTTCAGCCCGAAGCCCGGCAGCCCCGCGGCGCCGATCCTGGGCGTCGACCGTCGCCCCACCGACGAGGAGCTCGCCGCCCTCGACGCGGCGCTGCCCGAGCAGCCCCGCCACGCCGGCTTCGTGCTGGTGGGGGAGCGCACGCGCTCCGGCTGGGCCGGGCCGGGTCGCGCCGTCGCCTGGACCGACGCGCTCGCGATCGCCCAGCTCGTCGCGGCGAACCTGCACGTCGAGCTCACCGTCGAGGCCGCGACGCTCGCGCCGTTCCACCCCGGTCGCTGCGCGAGCCTGAGCATCGACGGCACGGTCGTCGGTCACGCCGGCGAGCTGCACCCGAAGGTCGCCGAGGCCCACGGACTGCCCGGTCGCGTCGCTGCGGCCGAGCTCGACCTCGACGCGCTCATCGCCGCGGCTCCGGCCATCGGTCCGAAGCCCCACTTCTCGGCCTTCCCGGTGGCGAAGGAGGACTTCGCGTTCACGGTCGCGAGCGACCTCCCCGCCGGCGAGCTGGAGTCGGTGATCGCCGGCGCCAGCCCCCTGCTGGAGTCAGTGCGGCTGTTCGACGTGTACACGGGCGACCAGGTCGGCGAGGGCCGCAAGTCCCTCGCCTTCAAGGTGCGCCTGCGCGCCGAGGACCGCACGCTCACGGACGCCGACATCAAGGCCGCCCGCGAGCAGATCGTCGCGGCCGCCGCGACACTCGGAGCCGAGCTGCGCTGA